GGCGTACCAGGACAGCACGGCCTGGATCGCCAGGAAGCCACCGAAGCTGGTGAGGGTCAGCCCGGCATCCGCGAACAGCACGCCGTAGATCAGGAAGACGTCGACCAGCGGCGCCAGCAGCGGGGCGATCACGCCGAACAGTACGACGAGCGGCAGCCCCCGGCGGCCGAAGCGCCCGGCCGGGCCGCTGGCGAAGACGGCGCGGCGGTGCTTCCACATCGCCTGCATCGAGCCGTAGCTCCAGCGGTACCGCTGGGACCAGAGCTGCTGGAGGCTGGCGGGGGCCTCCGTCCAGGCGCGGGCGCGCTCGGCGTAGACGATCCGCCAGCCTTCGCAGAGCACCGCCATGGTGATGTCGGTGTCCTCGGCGAGGGTGTCGTCGCTCATCCCGCCGACCGCGTCCAGGGCCTCCTTGCGGAAGGCGCCGACCGCGCCGGGGATGGTCGGGATGATGCCGAGCATGTCGTACATCCGGCGGTCCAGGTTGTGGCCGAGGACGTACTCGATGTGCTGCCAGGCCCCGATCAGGGTGTCGCGGTTGCCGACCTTGGCGTTGCCCGAGACCGCGCCGATCCCGGGGTCGCCGAAGGGCTGGACCAGTTCACGCACGGTGGACGGCTCGAAGACGGTGTCGCCGTCCATCATCACGACGATGTCGTGCGAGGCGGCCGCGATACCGGCGTTGAGGGCGCTGGACTTGCCGCCGTTGACCTTGCGGATCAGCCGGACGAACGGCAGATCCATCTCCTCGACGATGTCCGCGGTGCCGTCCGAGGAGCCGTCGTCGATGACGATGACCTCGATCGGATAGTCACTGGCGGCCAGCGAGTTGAGAGTGTTGGCGATGCACTCGCGCTCGTTGTAGGCCGGCACGAGCACGGTGACCGGCTCGGTGACCGGCTCGCCCCAGGCGTCCTGCCGCCTGGCGCGGCGGGCGTGGATCGGCGCGAGGACCAGCATCAGCGCGAACCGGCCGAAGTTCAGGAAGCCGACCACGGCCAGCAGCCCGATCAGCACCGGCAGGGTGTGCAGGGCCAGCTGGGTGGCCCAGATGTAGCCCTTGCCCGCCCACAGCCGGAAGCCGTGCACCGGCGTGGTGGCGCTGCCGGCGCCGAGTGCCTCGGAGATGGTGGTGAAGCGGTAGCCGTCGGCCTGCAGCTTGTCGATCAGCACGCCGAGCGCCTCGACGGTCTGGGAACGGTCGCCACCGGCGTCGTGCAGCAGGATCAGCTCACCCGCGCCGGGGGTGGTCGGCAACGCCTCCTGGACGATGGCTTCCACGCCCGGACGCTTCCAGTCGTCGGTGTCGTGGTCGATGAAGGCGGTGACGTAGCCGCGGGCACCCAGGTACTTGATCACCGGGTAGCTCCAGTCGTCCAGGGCGGCCGCGTTGGAGGAGTACGGCGGGCGGAACAGCGAGCTGTGCACCCCCGCGACGCCGGCCAGCGCCAGCTGGGTCTGGGCCATCTCCCAGCTGATCCGGGCGTGCGACTGGAAGGCCAGGTCGGGGTGGGTGAAGCTGTGCAGGCCGATCTCGTGGCCGTCCGCCACGATCCGCCGGATCAGGTCAGGGTTGCGGGCGGTCGAGGCGCCGGTCACGAAGAAGTCCGCGCGGACCTTGCGGGCCTCGAGGATCTCCAGGATCTTCGGGGTCCACTCCGCCGAGGGGCCGTCGTCGAAGCTCAGGACCACGGTCTTGTCCGGGATGCGGTAGCTCACCGGATCGTCGTTCTTTTCGCCGCGCGCGTCGATGACCGGGCCGCCCGTGAGCAGGTTCTCCGGCACGGTCGTCTTGTCGGCCGAGTCGGCGATCTGGGTGTCGTGGAACACCTCGTTGGTGGCCAGGCCGCGCAGGACCATGAGCGCGAGCAGGCACGCCAGCAGCGACAGCGGCATGAAGAAGCGCAACGGCGGCGCGGCCAGTCGGCGCGGCCTGCGCGGGGACTGCCGGCGGCGCGGGTGGCGGCGGGACATCGGTGCTCCTGGAGATGGGTGGTGCGGCGGTTCAGGGCTGCTTGGTCGGCTGACCCGAGGACTTCGCGCCACGCGGTGTGGTCGTCGTCGGCTTCGGCGTGGTCTTCGTCGAGGGGGTCGCGGAGCGCGAAGGCGTCCCGTGCGACGACGGCGACGGCGACGCGGTGGGCGACGGGGTCGGTGCCGGGGTGGGTGACGGCGGCGTCACGGGTGTGGGCGGCTGGGCGGACGGCTGCACGGGTATCCCCATCGCCGGAGCGTCCGCCTGCATGCCGACCAGGCTGCTGGCCATGACGACCGCCAGGAGCGCGCCGACCACCGAGACCGGCCAGCCGAAGCCCCGCAGCAGCCGGCCGCGCCGACCGGACTCGGAGACGAACACCGGTGCGGGAGCGGCCTCTTCAAGATTTGATTCGTACACGTCAAACTGTGGCGGGTGGGCTGATCCGCGTTCAGTGGAGGTGGTGACTGGGCGCACCTTGCGAAGCCTTTCAGTGCAGGGTACGTAGACCGCGGGAGCGTAGAGCGAACGCTAGTGCACCGCCTGAATCGAATTGGCTTCGATGGGTGGATTTGGCCCGATCCGGCGAGGGGTTGTAATCGGATCGGAATACCGGTCGGCTTGTACCGGAAAGTAGACATGCTCACGCCGTTGACCTCGGACTCCATCCTTCCGGATCCGAACGGACGCGCACCGGAGGGGCCTTCGGGCCCCGTTAGGATGACCCTCTCATCCGATCAGCACGCACGTGCGATCGGTACGCCCCAAGGAGCCCGCGTGAGTCAGCCCCGCCGCACCCGTCCTCACCGCGCGTGGACCGTGCTCACCCTCCCGGTCCTGTTGGGCGTGCTCACCGCCTGTTCGAGCGGTCCGGCGGCCGGTGGCGGCGAGGGCGCCGCCACCACGGCGGCAGCGAAGGGCGGGTCCGCGACCAGCGCCTCGCCGTCTCCGACCGGCCCGCCGGGGACCCTCTTCGACAGCTTCCACTACACCGGTCCCACCGACCCCGCGCTCACCGCCCACGGCTGGGAGATCCGCACCGGCGAGGGCGGCCCCGGGATCAAGGACACCTGGTCCGACACCAGCGCGAGCTTCCCCGCCGACACCACCGCCCAGGGCGGCCGGACCCTTCAGCTGCAGGCGTCCACCGACGGCACCCAGAAGGGCACCAAGCAGGTCGAGATCCAGACCACCGGCACCAAGCTCCTCAACGGCACCTTCGCCGCCCGGGTCTACCTCAGCGACAAGCCGGCCGCCGGCAAGAACGGCGACCACGTCGTCCAGTCCTACTTCCCGATCTCCCCCTCGGACGATTCGGCGAACTACAGCGAGCTCGACTACGAGTACATGCCGAACGGCGGTTGGGGCACGCCCGGTCCGCAGCTCGACACCACCAGCTGGTTCAAGGCCGACCCGGCGGACCGGGTCACCAAGCCGCACAAGCAGCGCTTCGAGGGCTGGCACATCATGATGGTCACCGCCGTGGACGGGAAGGCCACCTACTCCATGGACGGCAAGGAGCTGTTCACCAGCACCGGCAAGTACGTGCCGCGCGAGAAGATGAACGTCCACTTCAGCAACTGGTTCATCGACCTGCTGCCGTCCCTCGGCGGACAGCGCAGCTGGAACATGAAGATCAACTGGTTCTACTACAAGGACGCCGCGGCCGTCTCCTACGCGGACGTCCAGAAGACGGTGGACGGCTTCTACGGCGCCGGCACCGACTTCGTGGACACCCTGCCGAAGTCCTGACCCCGGCCGCCGCTTCCTAGCAGTCCCCGCGTACGGACCCGGTCTCCTCGATCCAGTCGGGGGTGCGGAACGTGCCGCCGTAGGCGGGGAGTTCGATGGTCGAGCCGTAGCGGGCGAGCTGCGCCCAGGGGCGGTTGATGCCCGCCGAGCCGTAGCGGCGGACCCGGGTGACGGTGTCCAGGTCGAGGACGTCGACCAGGATCTCCTGGCCGGGGCCGGCCTGCTGGCGGACGATGCCTTCGGGGTCGACGATCGCGCTCTGGCCGACGCCGGCCGGGTCGGCGGCGTTGACGTTGACGACGTAGACCTGGTTGGTCCAGGCGTTGGCGCGGGCGCAGACCAGTTCCATCTCGCGGTCCCGGGTGGTGGTCAGGGTCGGCTGGATGATCACCTCGGCTCCGAGCCAGGCGAGTTGGCGCGCGGTCTCGGGGAACGATCCGTCGTAGCAGATGGCCAGGCCCACCCGGCCGACGTCCGGGATCTCGAAGACGGTGAAGCCGGTGCCCGGCGTGGCCTCCTCGTAGGGCTGCCAGGGGAAGACCTTGCGGTAGCGGGCGGCGATCTCGCCCTCCGGTGAGATCGCCAGCGCGGTGTTGTGGATCGTGCCGTCGGCGGTGCGCTCGAAGACGCTGCCGGGGACCAGCCACAGGCCGGTCTCCCGGGCGAGGGCGCAGAGCCGGTCGGTGAGCGGTCCGGGGACGGGGACGGCGGCCTGCTCCATCCAGTTCTCCGGCCGCTCACCGAACAGCGGGCCCTCGGCGGCCAGGAAGAGTTCGGGCACGACGACCAGCTGCACGTGCGGGAAGAGCGCGCGGACGGTGTGCACCTGGTCGGCGAAGCGCAGCCAGCTGGCTTCCGGGTCGTACGGCACGGGGGCGGTCTGCACGGCGGCGATCGCAAGGGTACGCATGGGTGGGTGCCAGCTCTCGTGGTCGGTGCCATTTCTTAAATAGAGATTTAAGAACTAGCCATCTCGTGCGTCAAGAGCTGGCTGGATACGATTGAACTCACTATGAGTGAAGGGTGGGGCACGGTGGCCGGGAAGAAGGGCAAGGAGGCCCGCAGGGCGGAGCTGAGCGCTGCGGTGGAGCGGGCGCTGCTGGTCCGCGGCCTGGAGGGGCTGCGACTGCGGGACATCGCCGACGAGGTCGGGGTGACTCCTGCGGCCGTGCTCTACTACGGCGACCTCGACGCCCTCGTCTACGAGACCTACCACCGGGCCATCGAGCG
This genomic interval from Kitasatospora gansuensis contains the following:
- a CDS encoding bifunctional polysaccharide deacetylase/glycosyltransferase family 2 protein; its protein translation is MSRRHPRRRQSPRRPRRLAAPPLRFFMPLSLLACLLALMVLRGLATNEVFHDTQIADSADKTTVPENLLTGGPVIDARGEKNDDPVSYRIPDKTVVLSFDDGPSAEWTPKILEILEARKVRADFFVTGASTARNPDLIRRIVADGHEIGLHSFTHPDLAFQSHARISWEMAQTQLALAGVAGVHSSLFRPPYSSNAAALDDWSYPVIKYLGARGYVTAFIDHDTDDWKRPGVEAIVQEALPTTPGAGELILLHDAGGDRSQTVEALGVLIDKLQADGYRFTTISEALGAGSATTPVHGFRLWAGKGYIWATQLALHTLPVLIGLLAVVGFLNFGRFALMLVLAPIHARRARRQDAWGEPVTEPVTVLVPAYNERECIANTLNSLAASDYPIEVIVIDDGSSDGTADIVEEMDLPFVRLIRKVNGGKSSALNAGIAAASHDIVVMMDGDTVFEPSTVRELVQPFGDPGIGAVSGNAKVGNRDTLIGAWQHIEYVLGHNLDRRMYDMLGIIPTIPGAVGAFRKEALDAVGGMSDDTLAEDTDITMAVLCEGWRIVYAERARAWTEAPASLQQLWSQRYRWSYGSMQAMWKHRRAVFASGPAGRFGRRGLPLVVLFGVIAPLLAPLVDVFLIYGVLFADAGLTLTSFGGFLAIQAVLSWYAFRLDHEKPWHLISLPTQQLVYRQLMYIVLLQSAITALTGGRLRWQKLRRTGEVSVPVEA
- a CDS encoding glycoside hydrolase family 16 protein gives rise to the protein MSQPRRTRPHRAWTVLTLPVLLGVLTACSSGPAAGGGEGAATTAAAKGGSATSASPSPTGPPGTLFDSFHYTGPTDPALTAHGWEIRTGEGGPGIKDTWSDTSASFPADTTAQGGRTLQLQASTDGTQKGTKQVEIQTTGTKLLNGTFAARVYLSDKPAAGKNGDHVVQSYFPISPSDDSANYSELDYEYMPNGGWGTPGPQLDTTSWFKADPADRVTKPHKQRFEGWHIMMVTAVDGKATYSMDGKELFTSTGKYVPREKMNVHFSNWFIDLLPSLGGQRSWNMKINWFYYKDAAAVSYADVQKTVDGFYGAGTDFVDTLPKS
- a CDS encoding carbon-nitrogen hydrolase family protein, with amino-acid sequence MRTLAIAAVQTAPVPYDPEASWLRFADQVHTVRALFPHVQLVVVPELFLAAEGPLFGERPENWMEQAAVPVPGPLTDRLCALARETGLWLVPGSVFERTADGTIHNTALAISPEGEIAARYRKVFPWQPYEEATPGTGFTVFEIPDVGRVGLAICYDGSFPETARQLAWLGAEVIIQPTLTTTRDREMELVCARANAWTNQVYVVNVNAADPAGVGQSAIVDPEGIVRQQAGPGQEILVDVLDLDTVTRVRRYGSAGINRPWAQLARYGSTIELPAYGGTFRTPDWIEETGSVRGDC